The following proteins are co-located in the Siansivirga zeaxanthinifaciens CC-SAMT-1 genome:
- a CDS encoding ABC-F family ATP-binding cassette domain-containing protein, which yields MLSVSNLSVQFGKRILFDEVSTSFTTGNCYGIIGANGAGKSTFLKIISGKQDPTSGTVHLEPGKRMSVLEQNHNLYDEHTVLETVLMGNKPLYKIKSEMDALYADYSDENADRIGELQVQFEEMNGWNADSDAAAMLSNLDIKEDLHYVLMKDLDGKQKVRVLLAQALFGNPDVLIMDEPTNDLDYETISWLENFLANYENCVIVVSHDRHFLDAVCTHISDIDFGKINHFSGNYTFWYESSQLAARQRSQQNKKAEEKKKELEEFIRRFSANVAKSKQATSRKKMIDKLNISDIRPTSRRYPAIIFERDREAGDQILNIQGLAASIDGEVLFKDIDLNLAKGDKVVVFSKDSRATTAFYQILNNKQKADAGTFDWGVTTTQSYLPLDNSEFFNNDLTLVDWLRQWATTEEEREEVHIRGFLGKMIFSGEEALKKSNVLSGGEKVRCMLSRMMMVRANVLMLDEPTNHLDLESITAFNNSLTNFKGTILFTTHDHEFAQTVANRVVELTPNGVIDRYTTFDEYMQDPKIKEQRNKMYEIV from the coding sequence ATGTTATCAGTATCAAATCTTTCAGTTCAATTTGGAAAACGCATATTATTTGATGAAGTAAGCACTTCATTTACTACAGGAAATTGCTATGGTATTATTGGTGCCAACGGCGCTGGAAAATCTACATTTCTTAAAATTATTTCGGGTAAGCAAGACCCAACTTCTGGTACGGTTCATTTAGAACCAGGAAAACGTATGTCGGTTCTGGAACAAAATCATAATTTGTATGATGAGCACACTGTTTTAGAAACTGTTTTAATGGGGAATAAACCTCTATACAAGATTAAATCTGAAATGGATGCTTTGTATGCAGATTACTCTGATGAAAATGCAGATAGAATAGGGGAGTTACAGGTTCAATTTGAAGAAATGAATGGTTGGAATGCCGATAGTGATGCTGCTGCCATGTTATCTAATTTAGATATTAAAGAAGATTTACATTATGTGTTAATGAAAGATCTTGATGGTAAACAAAAAGTACGTGTGTTATTAGCTCAAGCTTTATTTGGTAATCCTGATGTTTTAATCATGGATGAGCCTACCAACGACCTGGATTATGAAACCATTTCTTGGCTAGAAAATTTCTTGGCTAACTATGAAAACTGCGTTATTGTTGTATCGCATGACCGTCACTTTTTAGATGCCGTTTGTACACATATTTCAGATATAGACTTTGGTAAAATAAATCACTTTTCTGGTAACTATACCTTCTGGTACGAGTCTTCGCAATTAGCAGCGCGTCAACGTTCACAACAAAACAAAAAAGCGGAAGAGAAGAAGAAAGAACTAGAAGAGTTTATTCGTCGTTTTTCTGCCAACGTTGCAAAAAGTAAGCAAGCGACCAGTAGAAAGAAAATGATTGATAAACTTAATATTTCAGATATTAGACCAACAAGCCGTCGTTATCCTGCCATTATTTTTGAGCGCGATAGAGAAGCGGGTGATCAAATTTTAAATATTCAAGGCTTAGCAGCTTCAATCGATGGTGAAGTATTGTTTAAAGACATCGATTTAAACCTAGCTAAAGGCGATAAAGTGGTTGTGTTTTCAAAAGATTCTAGAGCTACCACAGCATTTTATCAAATATTAAATAATAAACAAAAGGCAGATGCTGGTACGTTCGATTGGGGTGTTACAACGACACAATCGTATTTACCATTAGATAACAGCGAGTTTTTTAATAACGATTTAACTTTGGTAGATTGGTTGCGCCAATGGGCTACTACCGAAGAAGAACGTGAAGAAGTTCATATTCGTGGGTTTTTAGGAAAAATGATTTTTAGTGGAGAAGAAGCGCTTAAAAAATCGAATGTGCTTTCTGGTGGTGAAAAAGTACGTTGTATGTTAAGTAGAATGATGATGGTTAGAGCTAATGTTTTAATGTTAGATGAACCAACAAACCATTTAGACTTAGAAAGTATTACAGCGTTTAATAACTCACTAACCAATTTTAAAGGCACCATTTTGTTTACAACACACGATCACGAATTTGCTCAAACCGTAGCAAATAGAGTCGTAGAATTAACACCAAATGGAGTAATAGACCGATATACTACTTTCGATGAGTACATGCAAGATCCTAAAATAAAGGAGCAACGCAACAAAATGTATGAAATAGTGTAG
- a CDS encoding MFS transporter has translation MNFIDLRAKQRIALSTYFFLSGICFATWASRIPTIKTFFNLNDAELGTILIAMPVSSLIGLPISGWLVSKFDSRIPLIFAFVFFAVSLASIGFATSTFALVLSISGFAFCLRILNISINTQSITLQKKYEKRVVGAFHGLWSTGGVIGVAFSTLMVKFNVPIHIHMLGIAIFGLIVALITFRFTLKNDKSPSGNKLIISKPDPYIMFLGILIFFGAVCEGGMFDWSGVYFKEVLKEDVFTYGYLMFMITMALSRFFSDRLVSGIGILKTYFLSGSLITTGILIAVVFPQFWTALFGFLLVGFGTAAIFPVTMSLAGLSKKYSPGMAISIVTTYAILGMLIGPPLIGYLSHAFGLEKAFLLFVLIGILFIPVSNKMFKLKVQQQE, from the coding sequence GTGAATTTTATAGATTTAAGAGCTAAGCAACGCATTGCTTTAAGTACTTATTTTTTTTTATCGGGCATTTGTTTTGCAACCTGGGCATCGAGAATACCAACGATTAAAACTTTTTTTAACTTGAATGATGCCGAACTAGGTACCATTTTAATTGCTATGCCTGTAAGCTCTTTAATTGGTTTACCTATTTCTGGTTGGTTGGTTTCAAAATTTGATAGCCGCATCCCTTTAATTTTTGCCTTTGTATTTTTTGCTGTTTCTTTAGCATCTATTGGATTTGCAACCTCTACTTTTGCTCTGGTTTTATCAATTTCGGGGTTTGCTTTTTGTTTACGAATTTTAAATATTTCTATAAACACTCAATCTATTACTTTACAAAAAAAGTATGAAAAGCGCGTTGTAGGTGCGTTTCACGGATTATGGAGTACAGGAGGTGTAATTGGTGTTGCTTTTTCAACACTTATGGTAAAATTTAATGTGCCCATTCATATCCACATGCTTGGAATTGCCATTTTCGGATTAATAGTTGCCTTAATAACGTTCAGATTTACTTTAAAAAACGACAAATCGCCTTCTGGAAATAAATTAATTATTAGCAAACCCGACCCTTATATTATGTTTTTAGGGATTTTAATATTTTTTGGTGCCGTTTGTGAAGGGGGTATGTTCGATTGGAGCGGTGTTTATTTTAAAGAGGTTTTAAAAGAAGATGTTTTTACCTATGGTTATTTAATGTTTATGATTACCATGGCATTATCTCGTTTCTTTTCGGATAGATTGGTAAGCGGTATAGGGATTTTAAAGACTTATTTTTTAAGTGGTTCTCTAATAACTACAGGGATATTAATCGCTGTTGTTTTTCCTCAATTCTGGACGGCTTTATTTGGCTTTTTATTAGTTGGTTTTGGTACGGCTGCTATTTTTCCGGTAACGATGTCGTTAGCAGGTTTGTCGAAAAAATATTCTCCAGGGATGGCAATTTCAATAGTAACGACATACGCTATTTTAGGCATGCTTATTGGTCCGCCATTAATAGGCTATTTATCCCATGCTTTTGGGTTAGAAAAAGCCTTTTTACTTTTCGTATTAATAGGGATATTATTTATTCCGGTATCGAATAAGATGTTTAAGTTAAAAGTGCAGCAACAGGAATAA
- a CDS encoding putative signal transducing protein, translating into MSHSSYTKIFTGNFIMVQRIVSELKELDIIPVIKDQTESARLGGFGGGILPGFQEVYINNDELEKASEIIKNISENSEYQ; encoded by the coding sequence ATGAGTCATTCTAGCTATACAAAAATATTTACGGGAAACTTTATAATGGTGCAACGCATTGTATCTGAACTAAAAGAATTAGATATTATTCCAGTGATTAAAGATCAAACCGAATCGGCTAGACTGGGAGGTTTTGGTGGTGGTATTTTACCTGGTTTTCAGGAAGTCTACATTAATAACGATGAGCTTGAAAAAGCTTCAGAGATCATTAAAAATATTTCTGAAAATTCCGAATATCAATAA
- a CDS encoding SDR family oxidoreductase → MSKVVLITGGSSGIGKSIGEYLTDNGFIVYGTSRQPENYPNSKFPILQLDVKNVSTIKSTVDTIIEKEGHLDVVVNNAGAGITGAIEEIPEAEIKANFETNFFGPINVIKQVLPQMRKQQSGLIINITSIAGYMGLPYRGIYSASKGALELVTEAFRMELKAFNIKMTNIAPGDFATNIAAGRYHAPLLENSPYKKPYGDTLNLMNSHVNSGSDPQMMAKAVLKVINTKNPKIHYKVGEFLQKFSVVLKRILPDVVYEKMLMNHYKL, encoded by the coding sequence ATGTCTAAAGTTGTTTTAATTACGGGAGGATCATCAGGAATTGGAAAATCTATCGGTGAATATTTAACAGATAATGGCTTTATAGTTTATGGAACCAGCAGGCAGCCAGAAAACTATCCAAACAGCAAGTTTCCAATTTTACAATTAGATGTAAAAAATGTTTCTACCATAAAAAGTACTGTTGACACCATCATTGAAAAAGAAGGCCATTTGGATGTGGTTGTTAATAATGCAGGCGCAGGTATAACTGGAGCTATTGAAGAAATTCCTGAAGCCGAGATTAAAGCCAATTTTGAAACTAATTTTTTCGGACCTATAAATGTGATAAAACAAGTTTTGCCTCAAATGCGTAAACAGCAATCGGGGTTAATTATAAATATTACATCGATAGCTGGTTATATGGGATTACCTTACAGAGGTATTTATAGTGCAAGCAAAGGTGCTTTAGAGTTGGTTACTGAAGCTTTTAGAATGGAATTGAAGGCATTTAACATAAAGATGACTAACATTGCACCGGGCGATTTTGCTACTAATATAGCAGCAGGCAGATACCATGCGCCGTTGTTAGAAAACTCCCCATATAAAAAACCGTATGGCGATACTTTAAATTTAATGAATTCGCATGTAAATAGTGGAAGCGATCCGCAAATGATGGCTAAGGCAGTTTTAAAAGTTATAAATACTAAAAACCCCAAAATTCATTATAAGGTAGGTGAATTTTTGCAGAAGTTTTCTGTGGTTTTAAAACGAATTTTACCCGATGTTGTTTACGAAAAAATGCTAATGAATCACTATAAATTATAA
- a CDS encoding PorP/SprF family type IX secretion system membrane protein, giving the protein MRKIIIYISLIITTYGFGQELNLPVFTQYLADNNFVVSPTYAGIGDNLKLRANGLTQWVGIKGAPDNQSFYADFRLASRSGIGVSVYNDRNGNTIQTGAKFSFAHHLVLDYYSKQYLSFGISYNINNFKIDINNFNTTYENPIIDPFVTDNRATNNNNFDVGALYRNKGFFLSFNANNILEKKFDEDLRVAEPRLLLNYQIYSGYTFNGAKGTGLEFEPSVYYQMFSSDKRSSTDVNFKFRKYNRNEDYYWAGISYRFLNDQFLKPLNVGPMMGFKKSVFYFGYAYQITTNELSAFNSGTHVITIGLDFLRGISNCPCTESPVHY; this is encoded by the coding sequence ATGCGAAAAATAATCATATATATATCCCTAATCATCACTACCTACGGTTTTGGTCAGGAACTTAATTTGCCGGTATTTACACAATATCTGGCAGACAACAATTTTGTGGTGTCACCAACCTATGCGGGTATTGGAGACAACTTAAAACTTAGAGCCAATGGCTTAACGCAATGGGTAGGTATAAAAGGCGCTCCAGATAACCAGTCGTTTTATGCCGATTTCAGATTGGCAAGTCGTTCGGGAATAGGGGTGTCTGTTTATAACGACCGTAATGGTAATACCATTCAAACGGGTGCTAAATTTTCGTTTGCGCATCATTTAGTATTAGATTATTACTCGAAACAATACCTGTCTTTTGGTATTTCTTATAACATTAATAATTTCAAAATAGATATTAATAATTTTAATACCACTTACGAAAATCCTATTATAGATCCTTTTGTTACAGATAACAGAGCAACCAATAATAATAACTTTGATGTGGGTGCACTTTATAGAAACAAAGGATTCTTTTTAAGTTTTAACGCAAATAATATTTTAGAAAAGAAGTTTGACGAAGACCTAAGAGTTGCCGAACCTAGGTTATTGTTAAACTATCAAATTTATTCGGGTTACACCTTTAATGGTGCAAAAGGTACTGGTTTAGAATTTGAACCATCGGTTTATTACCAAATGTTTAGCAGCGATAAACGTTCGAGTACCGATGTTAATTTTAAGTTTAGAAAATATAATAGAAATGAAGATTATTACTGGGCTGGAATTTCGTATCGTTTTTTAAATGATCAATTTTTAAAACCTTTAAATGTAGGTCCTATGATGGGGTTTAAAAAATCGGTGTTTTATTTTGGCTATGCTTATCAAATTACAACCAATGAGTTATCGGCGTTTAATTCTGGAACTCACGTTATAACCATAGGATTAGACTTTTTACGTGGCATAAGTAACTGTCCGTGTACAGAAAGTCCTGTGCATTATTAA
- a CDS encoding glutaminyl-peptide cyclotransferase, with translation MKAFKHLTIIFLTLIITACGSNSGIKKNDFSIITNAKKGDISNNESLSLSIENKKSLPIDSISYTLNGKKIESPLNLSESKLGKHIIEATVFQGTEKQTVNTTITILNSEAPKVFTYKIINEYPHDITSYTQGLEFYNGVLYESDGQYKESRLRKLDYKTGEVLKNINLANEYFAEGLTILNNKIYQLTWRENTGFVYDLNTLEKISSFKYGKSKEGWGFCNDGTSLYKSDGSETIWLLNPETLVEEDYIQVYTNKGKIVEINEMEWIEGKIYANRYQKDGVAIINPKNGAVIGVIDFSPLKKLVTQHEGLDVLNGIAYNPETKTIFVTGKRWDKLFEVEIVEK, from the coding sequence ATGAAAGCTTTTAAACACTTAACAATCATATTTTTAACACTCATAATTACAGCCTGTGGCTCTAATTCTGGCATTAAAAAAAACGATTTTTCTATAATTACGAATGCCAAAAAAGGTGATATTTCTAATAATGAAAGCCTTTCGCTATCTATTGAAAACAAAAAAAGCCTGCCTATAGATTCTATTTCTTATACTTTAAATGGAAAAAAAATTGAATCGCCACTTAATTTAAGTGAATCTAAACTAGGCAAACATATAATTGAAGCTACTGTTTTTCAGGGCACCGAAAAACAAACTGTAAATACCACTATTACCATTTTAAATAGTGAGGCTCCAAAAGTGTTTACTTATAAAATTATAAATGAATATCCGCATGATATCACTTCTTACACCCAAGGATTAGAGTTTTATAATGGCGTTTTATATGAAAGTGACGGACAATACAAAGAATCTCGTTTAAGAAAATTAGATTACAAAACGGGCGAAGTTTTAAAAAATATAAACTTAGCAAACGAATATTTTGCCGAAGGACTAACCATTTTAAATAACAAAATATACCAGCTTACCTGGAGAGAAAACACTGGTTTTGTTTACGACCTGAATACGTTAGAAAAAATAAGTAGTTTTAAATATGGTAAAAGTAAAGAAGGTTGGGGATTTTGTAACGATGGTACTTCTTTATACAAAAGCGATGGCAGTGAAACTATTTGGTTATTAAATCCTGAAACTTTAGTCGAAGAAGATTACATCCAAGTGTATACCAACAAAGGTAAAATTGTTGAAATTAATGAGATGGAATGGATTGAAGGGAAAATTTATGCCAACCGATATCAAAAAGACGGTGTTGCTATTATTAATCCTAAAAACGGCGCTGTTATTGGGGTTATCGATTTCTCGCCTCTTAAAAAATTAGTAACACAACATGAAGGACTGGATGTTTTAAACGGTATAGCTTACAACCCAGAAACCAAAACTATTTTTGTAACCGGAAAACGCTGGGATAAATTATTTGAAGTAGAAATTGTTGAAAAATAA
- a CDS encoding sulfite exporter TauE/SafE family protein, translating into MKNIEYMFLILALLAEVIGTIGGFGSSVFFVPIANFYFDFQSVLGVTAMFHVVSNLSKIALFKKGIDKRLILYIGLPAIGFVVLGGVISKYLNSQFLEIILGVFLIALSLLFIIKKDLVIKPKNKEAVIGGGLSGFVAGVLGTGGAIRGLTMAAFNLEKNVFIATSAIIDFGVDFSRTIVYFFNGYITKEILIYVPFLFVIGILGTYIGKLVLNKVSQENFKKTSLILILIIGVITLIKSALNF; encoded by the coding sequence TTGAAAAATATAGAATATATGTTTTTAATTTTGGCCTTATTAGCCGAAGTTATTGGAACCATTGGAGGCTTTGGTTCGTCTGTATTTTTTGTTCCTATTGCTAATTTTTATTTCGATTTTCAATCTGTTCTAGGGGTTACTGCTATGTTTCATGTAGTTAGTAATTTAAGTAAAATAGCATTATTTAAGAAAGGTATTGACAAAAGACTGATTTTGTATATTGGTTTGCCAGCCATTGGTTTTGTTGTTCTTGGTGGTGTTATTAGTAAGTATTTAAATTCGCAATTTCTCGAAATTATCTTAGGCGTTTTTTTAATAGCCTTAAGTTTACTTTTCATAATTAAAAAAGATTTAGTTATAAAACCTAAAAACAAAGAAGCTGTTATTGGTGGCGGGCTCTCGGGTTTTGTTGCAGGTGTTTTAGGAACCGGAGGCGCTATTAGAGGGCTAACCATGGCAGCCTTTAATCTGGAAAAAAATGTGTTTATAGCCACTTCGGCTATTATAGATTTTGGTGTCGATTTTAGCAGAACCATTGTCTATTTTTTTAATGGTTATATAACAAAGGAAATTTTAATTTATGTTCCTTTTTTATTTGTAATAGGTATTTTAGGAACCTATATTGGGAAGCTGGTTTTGAATAAAGTTTCTCAGGAAAATTTTAAGAAAACATCTTTAATATTAATCTTAATAATTGGTGTTATTACATTAATAAAAAGCGCACTAAATTTTTAA
- a CDS encoding TlpA family protein disulfide reductase — translation MRLIYTTIIVTLMLFSCKKDKKEAAANYAYFGGEIINPYNNYIILSKGDAVIDTIQLDTKNRFLYKIENLNPGLYTYHHGGEIQMVLLEPQDSLLLRLNTLEFDESLVYSGFGDKKNNYLIEEFLENEIQEKKIFKLCQLEPNKYSSRVDSIKNAKLAKFDKFISKYDSSPLFEEIALANINYNYYSSKEVYPFVHYGHNKWDILKAIPASFYDYRKDIDYNNALFKDYYYYNRFINHNINNIALSEHMSHEANKQFDRASICYSLDRLNIIDSLITNQTLKDDLLYNFTLNFLSRSTDENNNNTILKSFLKKSKNEADKTAINNYVDSLNNLKQDNILPEIQIVDYNNNVFDINSLIKKPTVISFWSHAYLDHFKDSHRKINELKIKYPDVNFIMINIDDNDILKIKNALKINNISLQNEYAFKDPDKSVVTLAVRPMTKTIIVDRHQKIVNSNSNMFTSNFEEQLLGAINR, via the coding sequence ATGAGATTAATTTATACAACCATAATAGTAACATTAATGCTTTTTAGTTGTAAAAAAGACAAAAAAGAAGCAGCTGCTAATTATGCTTATTTTGGGGGTGAAATTATTAACCCTTACAACAACTACATTATTTTATCTAAAGGGGATGCCGTTATTGATACTATTCAACTGGATACTAAAAATCGTTTTTTATATAAAATTGAAAATTTAAATCCCGGACTTTATACCTACCACCACGGTGGTGAAATTCAAATGGTTTTGCTAGAACCGCAAGATAGTTTATTACTTCGTTTAAATACTTTAGAGTTTGATGAGTCTTTGGTTTACAGTGGTTTTGGTGACAAAAAAAACAATTATTTAATTGAAGAGTTTTTAGAGAACGAAATACAAGAAAAAAAGATTTTCAAATTATGTCAATTAGAGCCTAATAAATACTCTAGTCGTGTAGACTCTATTAAAAACGCTAAGTTGGCAAAATTCGATAAATTTATAAGCAAATACGATTCATCTCCCCTTTTCGAAGAAATTGCTTTAGCTAACATAAACTACAATTACTATTCAAGTAAAGAGGTTTATCCGTTTGTGCATTATGGCCACAACAAGTGGGACATTTTAAAAGCCATTCCTGCTTCATTTTACGATTATAGAAAAGATATTGATTACAATAATGCCCTATTTAAAGATTACTATTATTACAATCGTTTTATAAACCATAACATTAACAACATTGCTTTAAGTGAGCATATGAGTCATGAAGCTAATAAGCAATTTGATAGAGCATCAATATGCTATAGTTTAGACCGTTTAAATATTATTGATAGCCTTATTACAAATCAGACTTTAAAAGATGATTTGTTATACAATTTTACATTAAACTTTTTATCTAGAAGTACCGATGAAAATAATAACAATACCATTTTAAAATCTTTTTTAAAAAAGAGTAAAAACGAAGCAGATAAAACAGCTATAAATAATTATGTAGATTCATTAAACAATTTAAAACAAGACAACATACTCCCTGAAATACAAATAGTTGATTACAACAATAATGTTTTTGATATAAATTCATTAATTAAAAAACCAACAGTCATTTCGTTTTGGTCTCATGCCTATTTAGACCATTTTAAAGACAGCCACAGAAAAATTAATGAACTTAAAATAAAATATCCAGATGTTAATTTTATAATGATTAACATCGATGATAACGATATTCTTAAAATAAAGAACGCATTAAAAATTAATAATATTTCTTTACAAAATGAATATGCGTTTAAAGACCCCGATAAATCTGTGGTTACTTTGGCTGTGCGTCCTATGACAAAAACTATTATTGTAGACAGACATCAAAAAATTGTAAACAGTAATAGTAATATGTTTACTTCCAATTTCGAAGAGCAGTTGTTAGGTGCAATAAACAGATAA